From Apus apus isolate bApuApu2 chromosome 13, bApuApu2.pri.cur, whole genome shotgun sequence, a single genomic window includes:
- the LOC127390257 gene encoding protocadherin alpha-2-like, which yields MLGGCGPPRPCWWPVVVRVLVVQAVWAVVVGQVRYSVPEEAKAGTVVGRLAQDVGLEAGEAEARRLRLVAQGRRASVEVSGASGALVVSSRLDREELCGKSAPCALRLEVLVERPLRVFHVELEVTDINDNAPLFPAARKNLSIPENSPAGSRFPLEGASDADIGSNAQLSYTLSPSEHFRLDLQKSNERNPIPDLVLTKALDRETLPVHRVVVTASDGGRPSLSGTMELVISVLDANDNAPQFNQSVYKVQLPESAAEGTLVVRVNATDPDIGINSEVTYTATSFLPISGREVIAVNPRTGEIRLTGALDFEEVRVFDFRIEARDQGTPPLSGHCSVELEVLDVNDNAPEVRVTSLSVPVSEDASVGTVVAVLSVWDRDSGANGLVSCAVWPASPFGLVATFAGSYSLVLREALDRERVSEYEVEVRAETAGRRRWLAGWGLRVPVSDVNDNAPAFAQAVYTVLARENNAAGAELARLWARDPDEAGNGRVSYSVWEGSGGGWRSASSYVSVDAESGRLWALQALDYEEVQVLEFEVRAVDAGEPPLCGNATVQLFVVDENDNAPALLPAAGDGAWGEAAPEAASGPVPVAGALLWAWAAWGAPAGQVVAKIRAVDADSGYNAWLRGEVSTARALEEADGPRQRLVIVVRDHGEPARSATATLSVSLVEGAEAAAAAGSSLSSGLGSGRGPLSVAEGGAALSWSSVTNVWLVVAICAVSSVLVLAVVLYGASRCAPRAGVVSGPGAATLVCASEVGSWSYSQRQSRSLCVAEGAGKSDLMVFSPNFPPPPPGPAAKETQPEAPALLDTHDITVVAI from the exons ATGCTGGGAGGCTGTGGACCACCGAGGCCGTGCTGGTGGCCCGTGGTGGTGCgggtgctggtggtgcaggCGGTGTGGGCGGTGGTGGTGGGGCAGGTGCGGTACTCGGTGCCGGAGGAAGCCAAGGCCGGGACGGTGGTGGGGCGGCTGGCGCAGGACGTGGGCCTGGAGGCGGGCGAGGCGGAGGCGCGGCGGCTGCGGCTGGTGGCGCAGGGCCGGCGGGCGAGCGTGGAGGTGAGCGGGGCGAGCGGGGCGCTGGTGGTGAGCTCGCGGCTGGACCGGGAGGAGCTGTGCGGGAAGAGCGCGCCGTGCGCCCTGcggctggaggtgctggtggagcgGCCGCTGCGCGTCTTCCACGTGGAGCTGGAGGTCACCGACATCAACGACAACGCCCCGCTCTTCCCCGCCGCCCGAAAAAACCTGAGTATACCAGAGAACTCCCCTGCCGGGTCTCGGTTCCCGCTGGAGGGCGCGTCGGACGCGGATATCGGCTCTAACGCGCAGCTCTCCTACACGCTCAGCCCCAGCGAGCATTTTCGTTTGGATTTACAAAAATCGAACGAGAGAAATCCTATACCTGATCTGGTATTAACGAAAGCTCTGGACCGTGAGACGCTTCCCGTGCACCGTGTGGTGGTGACGGCGAGTGACGGGGGCCGGCCGTCTCTGTCGGGCACGATGGAGCTGGTGATCTCGGTGCTGGATGCAAATGACAACGCGCCCCAGTTCAACCAGTCGGTGTATAAAGTGCAGCTGCCGGAGAGCGCTGCAGAGGGGACACTGGTGGTGCGGGTGAACGCCACGGATCCGGACATAGGAATCAACAGTGAAGTGACCTACACGGCGACAAGTTTCCTTCCCATTAGTGGAAGAGAGGTGATTGCTGTCAATCCGAGGACGGGTGAGATTCGTCTGACAGGCGCCCTGGACTTTGAAGAAGTCCGCGTGTTTGATTTTCGTATTGAAGCGAGAGACCAAGGCACCCCTCCGCTGTCGGGTCACTGCAGCGtggagctggaggtgctggacGTGAACGACAACGCGCCCGAGGTGCGGGTGACGTCGCTGTCGGTGCCGGTGTCCGAGGACGCGTCGGTGGGGACGGTGGTGGCCGTGCTGAGCGTGTGGGACCGGGACTCGGGGGCGAACGGGCTTGTGTCGTGCGCGGTGTGGCCGGCGTCGCCGTTCGGTCTGGTGGCGACGTTCGCGGGGTCGTACTCGCTGGTGCTGCGGGAGGCGCTGGACCGAGAGCGGGTGTCGGAGTACGAGGTGGAGGTGCGTGCGGAGACGGCGGGGCGCCGGCGCTGGTTggcaggctgggggctgcgggTGCCGGTGTCGGACGTGAACGACAACGCGCCGGCGTTCGCGCAGGCGGTGTACACGGTGCTGGCGCGGGAGAACAACGCGGCGGGCGCGGAGCTGGCGCGGCTGTGGGCGCGGGACCCGGACGAGGCGGGCAACGGGCGCGTGAGCTACTCGGTGTGGGAGGGCTCGGGCGGGGGGTGGCGGTCGGCGTCGAGCTACGTGTCGGTGGACGCGGAGAGCGGGCGTCTGTGGGCGCTGCAGGCGCTGGACTACGAGGAGGTGCAGGTGCTGGAGTTCGAGGTGCGGGCGGTGGACGCGGGGGAGCCGCCGCTGTGCGGCAACGCGACGGTGCAGCTGTTCGTGGTGGACGAGAACGACAACGCGCCGGCGCTGCTGCCGGCCGCGGGCGACGGCGCGTGGGGCGAGGCGGCGCCGGAGGCGGCGTCGGGGCCGGTGCCGGTGGCGGGGGCGTTGTTGTGGGCGTGGGCGGCGTGGGGGGCGCCGGCGGGGCAGGTGGTGGCGAAGATCCGCGCGGTGGACGCGGACTCGGGCTACAACGCGTGGCTGCG CGGCGAGGTGAGCACGGCGCGGGCGCTGGAGGAGGCGGACGGCCCGCGGCAGAGGCTGGTGATCGTGGTGCGGGACCACGGGGAGCCGGCGCGCTCGGCCACGGCCACGCTGAGCGTGTCGCTGGTGGAGGGCgccgaggcggcggcggcggcggggtcGTCGCTGTCGTCGGGGTTGGGGTCGGGGCGGGGTCCGTTGTCGGTGGCGGAGGGCGGCGCGGCTTTGTCGTGGTCGTCGGTGACGAACGTGTGGCTGGTGGTGGCCATCTGCGCGGTGTCGAGCGTGTTGGTGCTGGCGGTGGTGCTGTACGGGGCGTCGCGGTGTGCGCCGCGGGCGGGCGTGGTGTCGGGGCCCGGTGCGGCGACGCTGGTGTGCGCCAGCGAAGTGGGGAGCTGGTCGTACTCGCAGCGCCAGAGCCGGAGCCTGTGCGTGGCGGAGGGCGCGGGCAAGAGCGACCTGATGGTTTTCAGCCCCAActtcccgccgccgccgcccggccccgcggcgaaGGAGACGCAGCCGGAGGCGCCCGCTCTGCTGGACACG CATGACATCACTGTCGTTGCCATTTAG